From a single Pseudomonas serboccidentalis genomic region:
- the gmd gene encoding GDP-mannose 4,6-dehydratase, protein MKSALITGITGQDGAYLARLLLDKGYKVHGLVARRSSDSRWRLREMGVEADIVYLDGDMADACSVQRAVIQSAPDEVYNLAAQSFVAASWNQPVTTGIVDGLGVTHLLEAIRQFSPHTRFYQASTSEMFGLIQAEQQDENTPFYPRSPYGVAKLYGHWITVNYRESFDLHASSGILFNHESPLRGIEFVTRKVTDAAARIKQGKQQELALGNIDAKRDWGFAGDYVEAMWLMLQQDKPDDFVVATGVTTTVREMCRIAFDHVGLNYRDYVKIDPAFFRPAEVEVLLGNPAKAQRVLGWKPKTDLDTLIRMMMDADMKRVAKE, encoded by the coding sequence ATGAAAAGTGCACTGATCACAGGGATCACCGGCCAGGACGGCGCTTATCTGGCCAGACTGCTGCTCGACAAAGGCTACAAGGTTCACGGTCTGGTCGCACGGCGCAGCAGCGATTCGCGCTGGCGCCTGCGTGAGATGGGCGTCGAAGCCGACATCGTCTACCTGGACGGTGACATGGCCGATGCCTGCTCGGTGCAGCGCGCAGTCATCCAGTCGGCACCGGACGAGGTCTACAACCTGGCCGCGCAAAGTTTTGTCGCCGCGTCCTGGAATCAACCGGTGACCACCGGCATCGTCGATGGCCTGGGCGTGACCCACCTGCTCGAAGCGATCCGTCAGTTCAGTCCGCACACCCGTTTCTATCAGGCCTCCACCAGCGAAATGTTCGGTCTGATCCAGGCCGAGCAACAGGACGAGAACACCCCGTTCTATCCACGCAGCCCCTACGGCGTGGCCAAACTTTACGGCCACTGGATCACCGTCAATTACCGCGAGAGTTTCGACCTGCACGCCAGCAGCGGCATCCTGTTCAACCACGAATCGCCACTGCGCGGCATTGAATTCGTCACCCGCAAGGTCACCGACGCCGCTGCCCGTATCAAGCAGGGCAAGCAACAGGAACTGGCCTTGGGCAACATCGACGCCAAACGCGACTGGGGTTTTGCCGGTGACTACGTCGAGGCCATGTGGCTGATGCTGCAACAGGACAAGCCTGACGATTTCGTGGTCGCCACCGGCGTCACCACCACCGTGCGCGAAATGTGCCGCATCGCCTTCGATCACGTCGGCCTGAACTACCGCGACTACGTGAAAATCGATCCGGCGTTCTTCCGCCCGGCCGAAGTTGAAGTGCTGCTCGGCAACCCGGCCAAGGCGCAGCGTGTGCTGGGCTGGAAACCGAAAACCGACCTGGACACCCTGATCCGCATGATGATGGATGCGGACATGAAACGCGTCGCCAAGGAGTAG
- a CDS encoding mannose-1-phosphate guanylyltransferase/mannose-6-phosphate isomerase: MLIPVILSGGAGTRLWPVSREGHPKPFMALPDGQSLLGKTYQRAAALLDGWGDIVTVTNREYYFQSKDHYCAAHVSRHRGHFLLEPTGRNTAPAIAAAALSLQALHGDDAIMVVMPADHLIVNQEALKSAVEHAVNLAKDGYLVTFGVVPTAPETGFGYIETGAPLDAKGAAKVQRFVEKPDLQTATHYLESGNFLWNSGMFCFTTATLINELQLHAPELLEQTRACMAASAPVETVGCLQQELSSDLFAEITDISIDYALMERSEKVVVVPAGFDWSDIGSWGAVAALVPADADNNRASGEAIFIDSHNNFVQSEGRLVAAVGVDNLIIVDTADAVLVAHADRAQDVRRVAKQLKDKSHEAYRLHRTVSRPWGTYTVLEEGPRFKIKRIVVKPGGKLSLQMHHHRNEHWVVVEGMAKVTNNGTGTHLVAKNESTFIAAGHRHRLENPGVIDLVIIEVQSGEYLGEDDIVRFEDQYGRTV, translated from the coding sequence ATGCTCATTCCCGTGATTCTGTCCGGCGGTGCCGGTACGCGTTTGTGGCCGGTGTCCCGCGAAGGCCATCCCAAGCCGTTCATGGCCCTGCCCGACGGCCAGTCATTGCTGGGCAAGACCTATCAGCGTGCCGCTGCATTGCTGGACGGTTGGGGCGACATCGTCACGGTGACCAACCGCGAGTACTACTTCCAGAGCAAGGATCACTATTGCGCTGCTCACGTATCGCGCCATCGCGGGCACTTCCTGCTGGAGCCGACCGGACGCAACACCGCCCCGGCGATTGCCGCCGCCGCCCTGTCGCTGCAGGCATTGCACGGTGACGACGCCATCATGGTGGTGATGCCGGCCGACCATTTGATCGTCAATCAGGAAGCACTCAAGAGCGCCGTCGAACACGCCGTCAATCTGGCGAAGGACGGTTATCTGGTGACCTTCGGCGTGGTGCCGACCGCGCCGGAAACCGGCTTCGGCTACATCGAGACCGGTGCACCACTGGATGCCAAAGGCGCGGCCAAAGTGCAGCGCTTCGTAGAGAAACCCGATCTGCAGACCGCCACGCATTACCTGGAAAGCGGCAACTTCCTGTGGAACTCGGGCATGTTCTGCTTCACCACTGCCACCCTGATCAACGAGCTGCAACTGCACGCGCCAGAGCTGCTGGAACAGACCCGCGCCTGCATGGCTGCCAGCGCCCCGGTGGAAACTGTCGGCTGCCTGCAACAGGAACTGTCATCGGACCTGTTCGCTGAAATCACCGACATTTCCATCGATTACGCGTTGATGGAACGCTCGGAAAAAGTCGTGGTGGTGCCCGCCGGTTTCGACTGGAGCGACATCGGTTCATGGGGCGCCGTGGCAGCGCTGGTACCGGCCGATGCCGACAACAATCGCGCCAGCGGCGAAGCGATCTTTATCGACAGTCACAACAATTTCGTGCAGAGCGAAGGCCGGCTGGTGGCCGCTGTCGGCGTGGATAACCTGATTATCGTCGACACCGCCGACGCGGTGCTGGTGGCCCATGCCGACCGGGCCCAGGATGTACGACGCGTGGCCAAGCAACTCAAGGACAAATCTCACGAAGCCTATCGCCTGCACCGTACGGTCAGCCGCCCGTGGGGCACCTACACCGTGCTCGAGGAAGGCCCGCGCTTCAAGATCAAGCGCATCGTGGTCAAGCCCGGCGGCAAGCTGTCGCTGCAAATGCACCATCACCGCAACGAACACTGGGTGGTGGTCGAAGGCATGGCCAAGGTCACCAACAACGGCACCGGTACCCATCTGGTGGCCAAGAACGAATCGACGTTCATTGCCGCCGGGCACCGGCATCGCCTGGAAAACCCCGGCGTGATCGACCTGGTGATCATCGAGGTACAAAGCGGCGAATACCTGGGTGAAGATGACATCGTGCGCTTCGAAGACCAATACGGCAGGACGGTTTGA
- a CDS encoding ABC transporter permease, with translation MLLSLYRSLRSYRGFILGSVKREFQARYRNSLFGALWTVLNPLSMIVVYTVIFSQIMRARLPGVDDGLAYSVYLCAGLLTWGLFAEITSRSQSMFLENANLLKKISFPRICLPVIALLNAGINFAIILALFFGFLLISGRLPGMALLALIPLLIVQVIFAAGLGMILGILNVFFRDVGQMFGICLQFWFWLTPIVYPLSILPPGIQHLISLNPMTALMTSYQNVFLYNQWPNWPSLMPLLIIGLLFCAMALRLFRQRVGEMVDEL, from the coding sequence ATGCTGCTTTCCCTGTACCGCTCGCTGCGCAGCTACCGCGGATTCATCCTCGGCAGCGTCAAACGCGAGTTTCAGGCGCGTTATCGCAATTCGCTGTTCGGCGCGTTGTGGACCGTGCTCAATCCGTTATCGATGATCGTTGTGTACACGGTGATCTTTTCCCAGATCATGCGCGCGCGCCTGCCGGGTGTGGATGACGGCCTGGCCTACAGCGTGTACCTGTGCGCCGGCCTGCTGACCTGGGGGCTGTTTGCGGAAATCACCTCGCGCAGCCAGAGCATGTTTCTGGAAAACGCCAACCTGCTGAAGAAGATCAGCTTCCCGCGCATTTGCCTGCCGGTGATTGCGCTGCTCAACGCCGGGATCAACTTCGCGATCATCCTGGCGCTGTTCTTCGGCTTTCTGCTGATCAGTGGACGCCTGCCCGGCATGGCCTTGCTGGCGCTGATTCCACTGCTGATCGTGCAAGTGATCTTCGCCGCCGGGCTGGGGATGATCCTCGGCATTCTCAACGTATTCTTCCGTGATGTCGGGCAGATGTTCGGCATCTGCCTGCAGTTCTGGTTCTGGCTGACGCCAATCGTATATCCGCTGTCGATCCTGCCGCCGGGCATCCAGCATCTGATCAGCCTCAACCCGATGACGGCGCTGATGACCAGCTACCAGAACGTGTTCCTCTACAACCAGTGGCCGAACTGGCCGTCGCTGATGCCGTTGCTGATTATCGGCCTGCTGTTCTGCGCCATGGCCCTGCGCCTGTTCCGACAACGTGTCGGCGAAATGGTGGATGAACTCTGA
- a CDS encoding ABC transporter ATP-binding protein has translation MGHIRVSGLGKAYKQYPNRWSRLFEWLVPFSGTRHHLHWVLQDIDFEIQPGEAVGIVGVNGAGKSTLLKMITGTTQPSCGQIQLQGRVAALLELGMGFHPDFTGRQNAFMAGQLLGMQVEEIEALMPQIESFAEIGEAIDHPVRTYSSGMQMRLAFSVATARRPDILIVDEALSVGDAYFQHKSFERIRNFRKAGTTLLIVSHDRSAIQSICDTAILLENGRLAMRGKPEEVMDYYNAMLAQREGQIVRQEMLANGQVQTISGTGEAGIVSVRLLDAQGRSLEVAEVGQPVVLEVQTEVREDIERLVLGFLIKDRLGQAIYGINTHRQDQAITDLSAGEQVTFRFTFDMRLGKGSYSVALSLSRLDSHLDRNFEWRDYGLVFHVINNRQEDFVGCSWLQARTDISRSRERTEQLPDKEISR, from the coding sequence ATGGGACATATACGCGTCAGTGGCCTGGGCAAGGCCTACAAGCAATACCCCAATCGCTGGAGCCGGTTGTTCGAGTGGCTGGTGCCGTTTTCGGGCACCCGGCACCACTTGCACTGGGTCCTGCAGGACATCGATTTCGAGATCCAGCCCGGCGAAGCCGTCGGCATTGTTGGGGTCAACGGCGCGGGCAAAAGCACCCTGCTGAAGATGATCACCGGCACCACGCAACCAAGCTGCGGGCAGATACAACTGCAAGGCCGCGTCGCCGCCCTGTTGGAACTGGGCATGGGTTTTCACCCGGACTTCACTGGCCGCCAGAACGCATTCATGGCCGGCCAGTTGCTGGGCATGCAGGTCGAAGAGATCGAAGCGCTGATGCCGCAAATCGAAAGCTTTGCCGAAATCGGCGAAGCCATCGATCACCCGGTGCGCACCTACTCCAGCGGCATGCAAATGCGCCTGGCCTTCAGCGTCGCCACCGCGCGCCGTCCGGACATCCTGATCGTCGATGAAGCGCTGTCGGTGGGCGATGCCTACTTCCAGCACAAAAGTTTTGAACGCATCCGCAACTTCCGCAAGGCCGGCACCACCCTGCTGATCGTGTCCCATGACCGCTCGGCGATTCAGTCGATCTGCGACACCGCGATCCTGCTGGAGAACGGGCGTCTGGCCATGCGCGGCAAACCCGAAGAAGTCATGGACTACTACAACGCCATGCTCGCCCAGCGCGAAGGCCAGATCGTGCGTCAGGAAATGCTCGCCAATGGTCAGGTGCAAACCATTTCCGGCACCGGTGAGGCCGGGATTGTCAGCGTGCGCCTGCTCGACGCTCAGGGCCGCAGCCTGGAGGTCGCGGAAGTCGGCCAGCCGGTGGTGCTGGAAGTGCAAACCGAGGTACGCGAGGACATCGAGCGGCTGGTGCTGGGCTTTCTGATCAAGGATCGCCTCGGCCAGGCGATCTACGGCATCAATACCCACCGTCAGGATCAGGCGATTACCGACCTGAGTGCCGGTGAACAGGTGACCTTCCGCTTCACCTTCGACATGCGCCTGGGCAAGGGCAGCTATTCGGTGGCGCTGAGCCTGTCGCGCCTGGACTCGCACCTGGACCGCAACTTCGAATGGCGCGATTACGGTCTGGTTTTCCACGTCATCAACAATCGTCAGGAAGACTTCGTCGGCTGCTCATGGCTGCAAGCCCGGACCGACATCAGCCGTTCCCGTGAACGCACAGAGCAATTGCCTGACAAGGAGATCTCGCGATGA
- a CDS encoding glycosyltransferase family 4 protein — protein sequence MTRLLVECTYVFEHPSANSGIQRVVRNVIQQLPDASAERECIPVVMLDGALYQVKSLAPIKTPKINLTSLRVKLEQWANGFWLRHRALERRRPFSRSHFARRVLYVLCRLTAFACFSLPMRVLARLLKGKPVPERCVPLQHQAGDQLVLLDSSWHANFFPLAEQLKRDGVGIVSVIYDLIPLTHPQFCDAGLVKVFNDWFDWIARTADGYVAISTTIRDQVRQEMLRRIGTQQVQQRWFDYFHLGSELDLSDAASEIDRSLLNMFKSPEPVFLMVSTIEPRKNHAYLLDAFERAWAAGSTARLCIAGKIGWKCEALIERIRQHPQLNRRLFMFNTLSDKSLEHAYSHATALVFPSYVEGFGLPLVEAMQRGLPAMASDIPVFREIGGDYMAYFDLDNPQSLTDLVIEMERSGVFPAPMGLDQWRWLSWREASAQLVQRIERNLNHSLPAPESQHAHCS from the coding sequence ATGACACGACTGTTGGTGGAGTGCACGTACGTCTTCGAACACCCGTCCGCCAACTCGGGCATTCAACGGGTGGTGCGCAACGTCATTCAACAGTTGCCCGACGCCAGCGCCGAGCGCGAATGCATCCCTGTGGTGATGCTCGACGGTGCCCTGTATCAGGTGAAAAGCCTGGCCCCGATAAAAACGCCGAAAATCAATCTGACCAGCCTGCGGGTGAAACTGGAACAGTGGGCCAACGGCTTCTGGCTGCGCCATCGCGCCCTGGAACGACGCCGCCCTTTCAGCCGGTCGCATTTCGCCCGACGGGTGTTGTACGTGCTCTGCCGGCTCACGGCGTTTGCCTGTTTCAGCCTGCCGATGCGCGTGCTCGCGCGCCTGCTCAAGGGCAAGCCCGTGCCCGAGCGCTGCGTGCCCTTGCAACATCAGGCCGGTGATCAACTGGTGTTGCTCGACTCATCCTGGCACGCCAATTTTTTCCCTTTGGCCGAACAGCTCAAACGCGATGGCGTGGGCATCGTTTCGGTCATCTACGACCTGATTCCGCTGACCCATCCGCAGTTTTGCGATGCAGGCCTGGTCAAGGTGTTCAACGACTGGTTTGACTGGATCGCGCGCACGGCTGACGGCTATGTCGCGATCTCGACCACCATTCGCGATCAGGTGCGCCAGGAGATGTTGCGCCGGATCGGCACACAACAGGTCCAGCAGCGCTGGTTCGACTATTTCCATCTGGGTTCCGAACTGGACCTGAGCGACGCCGCCTCTGAAATCGATCGCAGCCTGCTGAACATGTTCAAGTCCCCGGAACCGGTGTTCCTGATGGTCAGCACCATCGAACCGCGCAAGAACCACGCCTACCTGCTCGATGCCTTCGAACGGGCCTGGGCGGCCGGTTCCACGGCGCGGTTGTGCATTGCCGGGAAAATCGGCTGGAAGTGCGAGGCGCTGATCGAGCGGATCCGCCAGCATCCGCAACTGAACCGTCGCCTGTTCATGTTCAACACGTTGTCGGACAAAAGCCTTGAGCACGCCTATTCCCATGCCACCGCGCTGGTGTTCCCGTCGTACGTCGAAGGATTCGGCCTGCCCTTGGTGGAAGCCATGCAACGCGGACTCCCGGCGATGGCCAGCGACATTCCGGTATTCCGCGAAATCGGCGGCGATTACATGGCGTATTTCGATCTGGACAACCCGCAGAGCCTCACCGACCTGGTGATCGAAATGGAGCGCTCGGGGGTGTTTCCGGCACCCATGGGCCTGGACCAGTGGCGCTGGCTGAGCTGGCGTGAAGCGAGCGCGCAACTGGTCCAGCGTATCGAGCGCAACCTGAACCATTCCCTGCCCGCGCCCGAGAGCCAGCATGCGCATTGCTCTTAA
- a CDS encoding glycosyltransferase family 4 protein translates to MRIALNARILQAPRTGIGHYVAELVRALRSTTDVEVALFHGWGWSSALPDAAMPGYSRLTPLLRQIPGAYQARRWLEQKRFDQGRTQDLDLYHEPSLWPLAFDGPTVITLHDLTHLHFPDTQPAARLKEIERRLAAGVQQAQRIITDSQAIADEAQAYFGLPAERFVVAPLGVAERFHPREPQAIEAVLKAHAVAAREYFLCVGTLEPRKNLSLALRAHALLPEAVRQRFPLLIVGMAGWQQTQFSDELRQALASGHVCLLGYLPDEQVAQLLAGARALVFPSRYEGFGLPVLEAMASGTPVILTRSSAMPEVAGAAGNYIEPDDAHGLRDALNRLIDDQAHWQVCREAGLHRTRLFSWERCAQATAGAYRQAMGG, encoded by the coding sequence ATGCGCATTGCTCTTAACGCGCGGATTCTTCAGGCGCCACGCACCGGCATCGGCCATTACGTCGCCGAACTGGTCCGCGCCTTGCGCAGTACCACCGATGTCGAGGTGGCGTTATTTCATGGCTGGGGCTGGAGCTCGGCCCTGCCGGATGCGGCCATGCCCGGCTACTCGCGGCTGACGCCGCTGCTACGGCAGATCCCCGGGGCCTATCAGGCGCGACGCTGGCTGGAGCAGAAACGCTTCGATCAGGGCCGTACGCAAGACCTCGACCTGTATCACGAACCGAGCCTGTGGCCGCTGGCCTTCGACGGTCCGACCGTGATCACTCTGCACGACCTGACTCATCTGCATTTCCCTGACACCCAACCCGCAGCGCGCCTCAAGGAAATCGAACGGCGCCTGGCCGCTGGTGTGCAACAGGCGCAGCGAATCATCACCGACTCACAGGCGATTGCCGATGAGGCTCAAGCCTATTTCGGCCTGCCGGCCGAGCGCTTTGTGGTTGCGCCACTGGGTGTAGCCGAGCGCTTCCACCCACGAGAACCGCAGGCCATCGAGGCGGTACTCAAGGCGCATGCCGTTGCCGCGCGCGAATATTTCCTGTGTGTCGGCACCCTGGAGCCGCGCAAGAACCTGAGCCTGGCCCTGCGTGCCCATGCCCTGCTGCCGGAGGCCGTGCGTCAGCGCTTTCCGCTGCTGATCGTCGGCATGGCGGGCTGGCAACAGACCCAGTTCAGCGACGAACTGCGCCAGGCGCTGGCGTCGGGGCACGTTTGCCTGCTCGGCTATCTGCCCGATGAACAGGTGGCGCAACTGCTGGCCGGCGCCCGGGCACTGGTGTTTCCATCGCGGTACGAAGGCTTCGGTCTGCCGGTACTGGAAGCCATGGCCAGCGGCACCCCGGTGATCCTGACCCGGTCTTCAGCCATGCCGGAAGTCGCCGGCGCGGCCGGCAACTATATTGAACCTGACGATGCACACGGCCTGCGCGATGCGCTGAATCGCCTGATCGACGATCAAGCGCATTGGCAGGTCTGCCGAGAAGCCGGATTGCACCGGACGCGGCTATTTTCCTGGGAACGTTGCGCACAGGCCACCGCCGGTGCCTACCGCCAGGCCATGGGAGGCTGA
- a CDS encoding glycosyltransferase family 4 protein: protein MRVLHFFKTYLPDSVGGIEQVIFQLCESGAHHGIDGQVLTLSADPTPPVVQLGQHEVHRARLDIQFASTGFSWSVFKQFRELAAEADVVNYHFPWPFMDLVHFASGMNKPSVVTYHSDIIRQKHLLKLYRPLMNRFLASADRIVAASPNYLHTSDVLQQFQDKTRVIPYGLNKAGYPQADSERMNRWRQQLGDKFFLFVGVMRYYKGLHILLDALKDVDYPVVIVGAGPLELELHAQAAALGLRNIHFLGRLGDEDKVALLQLSYAIVFPSHLRSEAFGISLLEGAMYGKPMISSEIGTGTSYINIHNETGLVVPPSNPQAFREAMRTLWENPERTAAMGVKAEARYRQLFTADEMGRKWNELYQELLQEKDLSYA from the coding sequence ATGCGAGTGCTTCATTTCTTCAAAACCTACTTGCCCGACTCGGTCGGCGGTATCGAACAGGTGATCTTTCAGCTGTGCGAGAGCGGCGCGCATCACGGCATCGACGGCCAGGTCCTGACCCTCAGCGCCGACCCGACGCCGCCCGTGGTGCAACTGGGCCAGCACGAAGTACACCGTGCCAGACTCGACATTCAGTTCGCCTCCACCGGGTTCTCCTGGAGTGTGTTCAAACAGTTTCGCGAACTGGCCGCCGAAGCCGATGTGGTCAACTACCACTTCCCGTGGCCATTCATGGACCTGGTGCATTTCGCCAGTGGCATGAACAAACCGAGCGTGGTGACCTACCACTCGGACATCATTCGCCAGAAGCATCTGCTCAAACTCTACCGGCCGCTGATGAACCGCTTCCTCGCCAGCGCCGATCGGATTGTCGCGGCCTCGCCGAACTACCTGCACACCAGCGACGTGTTGCAGCAGTTCCAGGACAAGACCCGGGTGATTCCATACGGTTTGAACAAGGCCGGTTATCCACAGGCCGACAGTGAACGCATGAACCGCTGGCGCCAGCAGCTTGGGGATAAGTTTTTCCTGTTTGTGGGAGTCATGCGTTACTACAAGGGCCTGCACATCCTGCTCGACGCCTTGAAGGACGTGGACTATCCGGTGGTGATCGTCGGTGCCGGGCCGCTGGAACTGGAACTGCACGCCCAGGCTGCTGCGTTGGGTCTGCGCAACATCCACTTCCTCGGACGCCTGGGCGATGAAGACAAGGTCGCCCTGCTGCAACTGAGCTACGCCATCGTGTTCCCCTCGCACCTGCGTTCCGAAGCGTTCGGTATCTCGCTGCTCGAAGGCGCCATGTACGGCAAGCCGATGATCTCCAGCGAAATCGGCACCGGCACCAGCTACATCAATATCCACAACGAAACCGGCCTGGTGGTGCCACCGAGCAATCCACAGGCGTTTCGCGAGGCGATGCGCACCTTGTGGGAAAACCCGGAGCGTACCGCCGCCATGGGAGTGAAGGCCGAAGCGCGTTACCGGCAGTTGTTCACTGCCGATGAAATGGGCCGCAAGTGGAACGAGTTGTATCAGGAGTTACTGCAAGAGAAAGACCTGTCCTACGCCTGA